DNA sequence from the Centropristis striata isolate RG_2023a ecotype Rhode Island chromosome 17, C.striata_1.0, whole genome shotgun sequence genome:
ttcttttgcagccaaacttagcaccccctactggaattttcggtgaattgcaggctttatgcacttcctggtggcttccatgctcaggcacggagattgccgcctgatcCTACCACATTGATCAGTGACCAAAcatttgctgctgctgcatttcaTCCAGAAGCATATCTGTTAACATTTTGATGATGCGGCTTTAATGCAGCTTTGAAGAAaataactgtgtgtttgtgctacaCTACCCATGCTGCTATCAGTGTTCCCCGACTCTGCTGGTTGGCTGTTTGTTAAATCTGCTCCGGGCAAAAGACGCCCTCAAGCTAAATGTTGGATTTTCctaactgtgatgtcactgcgtGGGACTCGCTGCCTTACATCACGAAGGTTAATTCCTACATTTCCTGCTTGTGCTTTGTTGCTTGCTTAGCTTGCTGATATAAGTAGgtggctgtttttttattattattctgaagATCTGAAATAACTTTACTGGCTATTAGTCACTTGCTGATTGCCTCTGACATCTTCAACTGAGGGTGTTATCTTTAACACTTTACTTTAATGAATGGAAAAGATGCTTTCAGTACACagtacaggagcatctcaataaatcagaatatcatgaaaaagtccatttccagtagttcaagtcaaaattAAAGCCAGGCTGATATGAGATTTTTGGAATAAATACCGGttttaaaagggaaaaatgAACAGATTACAAATATGGTGGccgatatacagtcatggaaaaagactacccttgttttctctaacatcttgttcattttaatgcctggtacagctaaaggttcatttgtttgtacaaatataatggttaccatggaaaatgtctagatatcagctcttaaattgaactcttatgagctatttttgttgttgtcattatatttgtccgaacaaatgtaccaccagactccattgacaaaaacagtcattttacctcacagaacacaggagttgctggtttaCAGCTGCCTcgatattaataattattgtgttttaaggggttttcatttggatttaccagtcacacacattaataattcagttttttctaattaattatgtattatttcaTCCACCCACTATTAATcataatgttcatttttatgcattaaCTGCACACCACTGGCTCATATGTGcagaatttacatttattttggaaaaatgtatCTGGTTGTTATTTGTTTTAGGTGATATGGTATTTCTTGTTATGGAttataatgtgaaaaaatactagttttcaaaataaaagctctatttcaaggtccatttagtGGCTTTTTCTAGAGCTTTTAACTGCATCTTGTGCTCTTTGTGAGCAGATGGAGCCTTTGTAGTTCTCAAGGACAAACCACAATCCTGAAGTTGCATTATAATAGCTGTGGGACATTTAAGCAGCAAAACCAAAAACTGTAGttataaacacagaaataaacttCTAGTTTTCTGAAATAATCAATTTATTTCAAGTTTTTCAAAGTTGTTTCTGCACGTAAATGAAGCTACATGTGCTTGAAGGCATCTCTTAAAGGGATACTTCATGTTTTCTGACATTGAAGCTAAGTATTGCAGCAGCAAAAAGTATTTTAGCacctaaataaatcaatatcatTTCAAGTGTAAGCTATATTAAAGACTTTACctgtgctctcttcaaagccaccagcctccattgacaaaaacagtacttttacttcacagaACAAAGGAGTTGCTGGTTTACCGCTGCCTCaatattttagttttcttaTATAATTATTGTGTATCAAGGGGTTTTCATTTGGATTTACCCATAACACAcattaataattcacatttttctaataaattaattatgtattatttcaTCCACCCGCAAACTTAtccaataattaatttttatgcaTTAATTATCACTACTGGCTACCATCTACATATGAGCAGAATCTTAATTTATtgtggcaatttttttttctttggcatgTGTGATATGGTATTTCTTGCTGTAGTTCATAGtgtgaaaaataatgaataatttcaaaataaaagctccattTCAAGGCCCATTTAGTGGCTTTTTCTAGAGCTTTCAACCACATCTTGTGTTCTTCGTGAGCAGATGGAGGCTTCGTAGTTCTGGAGGACAACTACCGTGATCCTAATGTTGCAATATAgtagctgttgttgttgtgttgtttatctATTGTGGTTATTATCGCCACTCCCCAAACTCTGCTGCGCTGAGGTTGGTGTATGCTGGTGAGGATTCGGGAGCCTTGATGCTTAATATTAACTACGTACAAACTTTGTTCCATGTGAATAACTAAAAGCTGCAGCAGCCGAACAAATCATCTCCTGTAATTTGAGTTTTACTTGCTAGAAGAATGTTCCTGGAATGAGTGATACCGGCCTAATACAAGGAGCAACACTCCGCTGGAAATAAGCTCGAATGATTCATTAAGCTGCACATGTTTTGCAGttgaaagtgtgtttttgttctttgtttgtgtgggagagaaagagaacaaCAACTTGTGaatgagagagggaggaggaagcgGCAGCACATGCAgggtgagaagaagaagaagaagaagaagatgaagaagaaaactCAGTGTGGGGGGAGGGAGATTATGCTCCCTGGAGACCCGGGCTCCTGTCCTACCCATAATGCATTACGTCTCGCTGTGATCTCTCACCTCAATTTTCAACCTCTAGAAACGGATCTGTTCCATTTGAATAATTCACTATCAATTTCTCTTCCCGTCGTCTTCCTCTCTTCACTCCTGTCTTCATCCTTTTCCTTCCTTgtgtctgactttttttttttctttttttatgtggcctaaaattatcttaaaaagatCACTGAAATGTCAGCCATAATTACGCATCATGCcactctcgctctcgctctcctTGCAGAGGTCTGCACATAACTCATTCATGCAAGTGTAATTTTAGCTTTGTATGGATTTTCAGTATTTCCAGTATTTCTTGCCTCAGATAAGATACTGTCTTACTGACTTCTAGTGTCACATTTGTTaagttattgctttttttttacaatgacatgactgggaaaaaaaagatatataaatattggGATTTTTCTAACAAACCCAAtcaactataataataataataataatgtttctcATTTAAAACCAGCGAAGTTTTTATGTTATGGCTGGCAGAAAACTTCTTGCAGCTCAATGCTGAGAAGACAAAGGTTCTGCTTGTTGCTCCAGAGAAGGTTGATGCACTAACTTTGCTcttaattgtctttttcttttcttattttatgttttttattgttctgcttctctcctgatgacggctcaccttgttagtgacctgtcaatcaaaggtagccacgccccaaatcatacgattctttatcttataTTTCTTCTAAaaggggccattatttacactattaacatcaaaatgtcctgaatattttttactagcaattgaaaCCATAGTATTGTCctaaaagttttctcattttgtattgaaatgaatggacccaaatgctccTGCAGCTGCCATCAGCGCCCACTGTTTTTTGGgcgaatgcagcttaaggcacttcctggtttgcctcactgctcagacccggaggttgccgcctgggacGAACAGACGATCTCACATCACCCCTGTACTGAAATCTCTCCTCTGGCGCCCCATTGCATACAGGATCCAGGATTCTAAGACCTACAGAGCACTGCACAATCTGGCCCCGGCATATGTGACTGATCACCTTTACCCTTatccctctgattaaacacctTACATTTATTGTCTGTCCCACGCACCCGCCTTAAGGCTCGGGGTGATCGAGCCTTTGAATCCATAGCTCCCAAACTTTGGAACGCTCTGTCTGCACCCTTACGGTCTCCGATGTCTGTGGATTCTTCCAAACGTCAGATTAAGAGATATCTGTTTAGACAGGCGTTTAGTTGACTTATGTACCTGGTCAACTAGACGTCTaggttttaattgtgtttttctgtgtttgttgttttatgcccttgtaaagcactttgtgactttttgcCTGTGAAAAGCGCTTTATACATAAAATTTACTTCCTTACTTCTCATCAAAAAAATGCACGTATCCACTGTCAACAGAAGAAAGGACTTCAAACGCAGCTGTCGTTTCAGTGTCATTTCTCAAATGTGGCTCATAAAAAAGACAGGTCTGCGAGAGAAATTAGATTTCACCCTTATTAGGTAGTTTCACACAGCTATTAGATCTTCAAAAGCAAAGGGGCCTGGGAACAACGCACAGCTTTAATGCCATATCAGAGCCGTGtaatgagacagagagggatgGTGGGAAAAAGTGAAGCAGACACTGATTTAACAGATTTTCTGGACACGCAGCGACGTGAACTCAGATAATACTCGAGCAGACGAAATCCATTATGTTTTAAATTGTAACCTGTGCGGTGTGTAATGCTTACAACGAAACACGGTCCCGCTGAGGTCTTTAGACATTCCTCCAGGAGCTTCATCCTGagtctctgcagctctggacTGTCCCACTCCTCCGGGTCCGCGCCCCAGTACAGGTCCACCACCTggaagcatgaaaaaaaaaagataaatatttgacTTCAACTACCCAGCAGAGGCTTGTGTTCCAGCTTTGTACAGTATTtataccaacctggtctcacaggaatccgtggaatagccacggaatcactcaaatttccgtgaaactgacacggatttggctacaatgcaagttaatgacagtcatatcccgtggctattccaacatacaaagtgattatgaacattcactgagtgaatatttagaaaataaaacatatatttctcgctagaaatgtgctcaaaatccatttttatgcagaaactaagtcaaaatattgatttttttcactaaaaatgagagaactgtccgccatgttttttgttctgaccgccgggaccttgaaagtcacgtgacttggaacaaaccaataggaacaaatatccatggaatagccacgggatatgacatgacatgacatatgatattgtagcgaaatccgtgtcagtttcacagaaatttgagtgattccgtggctattccacggattttgagttaagtgaatccgtggctatttcacggattcctgtgagaccatgttcattTAAACCTGGATATTATACGCTATAAAGAATTTCtgtgacattaaaatgtattaaataaatatgtgttactgtgtgttctAATAAgagcaaaaagacacatttaatgTATTCAGCATGGCACATATTTAATAGAATCTTTCCAACACCTTTTAAATAAAGTCTTTTTGTTCACTCCATGTTATCTATTTGAACTATGGACTAGAATGAATAGCCCAAACACCTTCCTCTACTCATAAAAAAGCATGGAAATGAGAGATTTTCCTTTTAGAAAACAAGGTTATACGCTTTCTTTGACCATATAGATCATCATAATGCTGATATATTGGCTGATATAATTGCTTACTGGCACAGAAATATCAGTTCTATTAGCATCAGCTTATATGTTGCttctacaggtacatctcaataaattagaatatcatagaaaagtgtatttatgtctggaattcaattcaaaaagtggaaacatttccatattaaacaaacataagcatgtttaatatgtaaatgttggcctctgaaaagtatgcccatctatatgactcaatacttggttggggctatttgacttgaactactggaaatggacttttacatgatacacaatatatatatatatatatatatatatatatatatttaattttcagcAATTTGCTGAAAGTAACCATACCATATTGatgtttatctatttatttatttattttatatttattcttttttttttagtttatatttCTACAATTGGTTGATATAATGCATTACGGttcacaattttttaaaatattctttaattaaaaaacaaaataaaataaaaaattatatatatatatatatatatatatatatatatatatatatatatatataaactaacAATACACATAGTATAaattcattccagctcaaaagtTAACTATATCTGCCACAATATTTGTAATCTGTTAATTTTTCCCTTTTAAAATTGGTATTTATTCCAAAAAATCTCATATCAATCTGCCTTTAATTTTATGAACACATGTGCCAACAACAAAGAAAgtccattttccatttttttttaatagacgAAATATAGTTTGTAGACCAGACACGCTCTCTCTATTGCAAGACAGTATGTTGTGTAGTGTGAACAGTGCATCGTTCTGCTGACTTTGAAATCTGTGTCGTGTGGACCAAGCATGAGAGAATTTGAGGAAAACCTAATGCCAAGTTCTGTATTTCATAAAGCACCAATGTCAGGGTTGGTaaactttagcagtggtcaaattcaagcatttttcaaggactttttcaagcttttccagtatcttacaccggttgtaaattgcatgttttagatgagtacttacatactaaaagggggagatttggTATTACAACagcgatggtgttacacttttaggaggaacggtcttcattt
Encoded proteins:
- the LOC131990210 gene encoding NACHT and WD repeat domain-containing protein 2, with amino-acid sequence MKRMNPRWKSPPMWPSGVGSRQPCPRESALRKAAISGNINALPHHVPTGRSVRVFICANPDDTEAERNALKEHVYPKLRDFCRENYGIEFQVVDLYWGADPEEWDSPELQRLRMKLLEECLKTSAGPCFVVSITHRTGYNLKHNGFRLLEYYLSSRRCVSRKSVKSVSASLFPTIPLCLITRL